The following proteins come from a genomic window of Paucimonas lemoignei:
- the phaE gene encoding K(+)/H(+) antiporter subunit E: MKRYFPAPWFSVALAVLWLVLNVSLSPGNILLAILLGVLAPLLMAPLRPLPVSIRRPGVILRLFLLVGRDVLASNLAVAWTVWNASRRPPRSAFVKVPLDLRDANGLAALSMITTVVPGTVWSELALDRSVLLMHVFDLEDEAQFIEHFKRTYERPLMEIFE, translated from the coding sequence ATGAAGCGTTATTTCCCTGCTCCGTGGTTCTCGGTTGCACTGGCGGTGCTGTGGCTGGTGCTGAACGTTTCCCTTAGCCCCGGCAACATCCTGCTTGCCATCCTGTTGGGGGTTCTTGCGCCCTTGCTGATGGCGCCACTGCGCCCGCTGCCGGTCAGCATCCGCAGGCCCGGCGTGATCCTGCGCCTGTTCCTGCTGGTAGGCCGTGATGTGCTGGCCTCCAACCTGGCCGTCGCCTGGACGGTATGGAACGCCAGTCGGCGTCCGCCGCGCTCGGCGTTCGTCAAGGTGCCGCTGGACCTTCGCGACGCCAACGGGCTGGCGGCGCTGTCGATGATCACGACGGTGGTGCCGGGCACGGTCTGGTCCGAACTGGCACTGGACCGCAGCGTGCTGTTGATGCACGTATTCGATCTTGAGGATGAAGCGCAATTCATCGAGCACTTCAAGCGCACCTATGAGCGCCCGCTGATGGAGATTTTCGAATGA
- the mrpD gene encoding monovalent cation/H+ antiporter subunit D — MTLMNQLIVAPILLPLLTAAIMLWLGEKHRPLKARINLLSSMLGLGISITLFMWVQTSGSTGSIGVYLPGNWEVPFGIVLVVDHLSAMMLVLTGIVGVCALLFALARWDRAGASFHALFQIQLMGLYGAFLTADLFNLFVFFEVLLAASYGLMLHGSGRARVSAGLHYIAINLLASSLFLIGAALIYGVTGTLNMADLAVKIPQVPEADLGLLHAGAAILAVAFLTKAGMWPLNFWLAPAYSAASAPVAAMFAIMTKVGIYTLLRLWTLLFSVQAGPSAFFGGDWLIYGGMATIFTAAVAIIAAQRLERMASLSILVSAGILLSAIGFAQPSLTAGALFYLISSTLALSAMFLLAELIERSRSVNDIAMEDDPDQLPRTVESLNPPPGTNLDDQQKAVVGQVIPMTMAFLGLGFIVSALLIIGMPPLSGFIGKLTLLSALLNPLGLDVAQDEAISNQGWMLVALLIFSGLASLLAFSRVGIQRFWTPRERPSPLLRRYECLPIVILLGLCVALTFQAEPLLRYTRDTASALHEPKQYIQSVMATRPLPGPVSDTGISAVQP; from the coding sequence ATGACGTTGATGAACCAACTGATCGTTGCGCCCATCCTGCTGCCCCTGCTGACCGCCGCGATCATGCTGTGGCTTGGCGAAAAACATCGCCCCCTCAAGGCGCGGATCAACCTGCTGTCGAGCATGCTGGGTCTGGGCATCTCCATCACCTTGTTCATGTGGGTCCAGACCAGCGGCAGCACCGGTTCGATTGGCGTGTACCTGCCCGGTAACTGGGAGGTGCCATTCGGCATCGTGCTGGTGGTCGATCACTTGTCCGCCATGATGCTGGTCCTGACCGGTATCGTCGGCGTGTGTGCGCTGCTGTTCGCACTGGCGCGCTGGGATCGGGCGGGCGCCAGTTTCCATGCGCTGTTCCAGATTCAACTGATGGGTTTGTACGGCGCATTCCTGACCGCCGACCTGTTCAACCTGTTCGTGTTCTTCGAGGTGCTGCTGGCGGCTTCCTATGGCCTGATGCTGCATGGCTCGGGGCGTGCCAGGGTGTCGGCAGGTCTGCATTACATTGCGATCAACCTGCTGGCCTCGTCGCTGTTCCTGATTGGTGCCGCGCTGATTTACGGCGTGACCGGCACGCTGAACATGGCCGATCTGGCGGTCAAGATTCCACAGGTGCCCGAAGCGGATCTGGGCCTGCTGCATGCGGGCGCCGCGATTCTGGCCGTGGCTTTTCTGACCAAGGCAGGCATGTGGCCGCTGAATTTCTGGCTGGCCCCGGCCTACTCCGCTGCTAGCGCTCCGGTCGCCGCCATGTTTGCAATCATGACCAAAGTCGGCATCTACACCTTGCTGCGGCTGTGGACCCTGCTGTTCTCGGTGCAAGCGGGGCCGTCTGCATTCTTCGGCGGTGACTGGCTGATTTATGGCGGGATGGCGACGATTTTCACCGCAGCAGTGGCAATCATCGCCGCCCAACGCCTTGAGCGCATGGCCAGCCTGAGCATTCTGGTGTCGGCAGGTATCCTGCTCTCGGCCATCGGCTTTGCCCAACCGAGCCTGACCGCCGGAGCGCTGTTTTATCTGATCAGCTCGACCCTGGCGCTGAGTGCGATGTTTCTCCTCGCCGAACTGATCGAACGCTCGCGCTCGGTCAACGACATCGCCATGGAAGACGACCCCGATCAGCTACCGCGCACCGTGGAATCCCTGAACCCGCCCCCCGGCACCAACCTGGATGACCAGCAAAAGGCTGTGGTAGGCCAGGTCATTCCCATGACCATGGCATTTCTGGGTTTGGGCTTTATCGTCTCTGCGTTACTGATCATTGGCATGCCGCCGCTGTCCGGCTTCATCGGCAAATTGACCCTGCTCAGCGCGTTGCTCAATCCGCTGGGCCTGGACGTCGCTCAGGATGAAGCGATTTCTAATCAAGGCTGGATGCTGGTGGCGCTGCTGATCTTCTCGGGCCTGGCTTCGCTGCTGGCGTTTTCCCGCGTCGGCATCCAGCGATTCTGGACGCCACGGGAGCGACCTTCGCCGCTGCTGCGTCGCTACGAATGCCTGCCCATCGTGATTCTCCTGGGGCTGTGCGTCGCGCTGACCTTCCAGGCCGAACCCCTGCTGCGCTACACCCGGGACACGGCCTCTGCGCTGCATGAGCCCAAACAATATATCCAGTCGGTCATGGCCACCCGGCCACTGCCAGGGCCCGTCAGTGATACCGGTATTTCGGCGGTGCAGCCATGA
- the mnhC1 gene encoding K(+)/H(+) antiporter subunit C codes for MEEVIAIAIGVLAASGVWLILRPRTFQVVMGLCLLSYGVNLFIFSMGSLFIGREPIIKDGVPQDLLHYTDPLPQALVLTAIVISFAMTALFLVLLLASRGLTGTDHVDGREPKE; via the coding sequence ATGGAAGAAGTCATCGCCATTGCCATCGGAGTACTGGCCGCCTCAGGCGTCTGGCTGATCCTGCGCCCACGGACGTTTCAAGTGGTCATGGGCCTGTGTCTGCTGTCGTACGGCGTCAACCTGTTCATCTTCAGCATGGGCAGCCTGTTTATCGGCCGTGAGCCGATCATCAAGGACGGCGTGCCACAAGACCTGCTGCACTACACCGACCCGCTGCCCCAGGCATTGGTCCTCACCGCCATCGTCATCAGTTTCGCCATGACCGCACTGTTTCTGGTGCTGCTGCTGGCGTCCAGAGGGCTAACCGGCACCGACCACGTAGACGGCCGGGAGCCCAAAGAATGA
- a CDS encoding Rhs element Vgr protein, whose protein sequence is MKNTWKVDKANPGSSIAALSVTVRIGLFFDGTGNNRYNSQIAADCRAMSEANGGKHISECRGRHDDPSSSYANDFSNVARLAELYRCQPVAGNDGTGLKVFRPIYISGIGTTSGRRDSYLSGQSFGRGTTGVLAKVARAFKKLGLRLEGFTVDNPGCVISCLELDVFGFSRGAAAARHFINEVLKQDKGPLGATLNRRCVPLGPAFSWANGSVRVKVVGLFDTVAAVGSIRDMGNVKDAHNDRVNLYLPPGCAEQILHLVARDEERRNFALNSITPHWSREIALPGAHSDIGGGYHPQMLERVLITRPRWSVVGPDEPVESTSAWQEAYAEMQTLQPDVLFDRTDPMASLSVACDTSSINNSRTRSRSVSVMAAVCLQRQVFGHLSRVYLRVMHTLACDEGVPFMPLPNSQALILQPELQRVAVKLIDYARGGPYTLEPHEERLLRHRYIHRSAHWTALINSRRNLGDALFVHAPSQGGRVLHPNHALVM, encoded by the coding sequence ATGAAAAATACATGGAAAGTAGATAAAGCAAACCCGGGCTCCAGCATTGCGGCGCTGAGTGTCACGGTACGAATCGGCTTGTTTTTCGACGGAACGGGAAACAACCGATATAACAGCCAGATTGCGGCAGATTGCCGGGCGATGAGCGAGGCCAACGGCGGGAAACATATCTCGGAGTGCAGAGGGCGTCATGATGACCCGTCCAGCAGCTACGCCAATGACTTCAGTAATGTGGCCCGGCTGGCAGAGTTATATCGCTGTCAGCCGGTGGCCGGTAATGACGGCACAGGACTGAAGGTTTTCAGGCCGATCTACATCAGCGGCATCGGCACCACCTCGGGCCGGCGGGATTCCTATCTGTCTGGACAAAGTTTCGGGAGGGGCACGACCGGGGTTCTTGCCAAGGTAGCGCGCGCTTTCAAGAAGCTGGGGTTGCGCCTCGAAGGTTTCACCGTGGACAACCCGGGCTGCGTGATCAGTTGCCTGGAGCTGGATGTGTTTGGTTTCAGTCGCGGCGCTGCAGCAGCCCGGCACTTCATCAATGAGGTGCTCAAGCAGGATAAAGGCCCGCTTGGCGCGACGCTAAACCGACGTTGCGTGCCGTTGGGCCCGGCGTTTTCCTGGGCCAACGGCAGCGTTCGGGTCAAAGTGGTGGGGTTGTTCGACACCGTGGCGGCGGTGGGCAGCATCAGGGACATGGGCAACGTCAAGGATGCCCACAATGACCGGGTCAACCTCTACCTGCCGCCGGGGTGCGCCGAGCAGATACTGCACCTGGTTGCACGGGATGAGGAACGGCGCAATTTCGCCCTTAACAGCATCACGCCGCACTGGTCCAGAGAAATAGCACTGCCGGGCGCGCACTCCGATATTGGCGGCGGTTATCACCCGCAGATGCTCGAACGTGTGCTGATCACGCGTCCGCGCTGGAGCGTGGTGGGCCCTGACGAGCCTGTGGAGTCAACATCGGCCTGGCAAGAGGCGTACGCCGAGATGCAGACGCTGCAACCGGATGTGTTGTTTGATCGCACTGATCCCATGGCGTCTTTGTCAGTGGCCTGCGATACAAGCTCGATCAACAACAGCCGCACCAGATCGCGCAGCGTGTCGGTAATGGCGGCGGTCTGCTTGCAACGGCAGGTGTTTGGTCATCTTTCCAGGGTTTACCTGCGGGTGATGCATACACTGGCCTGTGATGAGGGTGTGCCTTTCATGCCGCTGCCCAATAGCCAGGCCTTGATCCTGCAACCTGAATTACAACGCGTCGCGGTGAAGCTGATCGACTATGCCAGAGGTGGGCCCTATACCCTTGAGCCACACGAAGAGCGGCTGTTACGCCACCGGTATATTCACCGGTCTGCTCACTGGACCGCGCTGATCAACAGCCGACGTAATCTGGGAGATGCCTTGTTTGTGCATGCGCCAAGCCAGGGAGGGAGGGTGCTGCATCCCAACCATGCGTTGGTGATGTAG
- the mrpF gene encoding monovalent cation/H+ antiporter subunit F, translating to MTDLLSNAILASLLIFALAMVLTLARLLKGPSAQDRVLALDYLYIIAMLMMLVLGIRYASDTYFEAALLIALFGFVGSFALAKFLLRGEVIE from the coding sequence ATGACCGACCTGCTCAGCAACGCCATTCTGGCCAGCCTGCTCATCTTCGCCCTGGCCATGGTCCTGACGCTTGCGCGCCTGCTCAAGGGCCCTTCAGCTCAGGATCGGGTCCTGGCGCTGGATTATCTGTACATCATCGCCATGCTGATGATGCTGGTGCTGGGCATCCGCTACGCCAGTGATACTTACTTCGAGGCAGCGCTGTTGATCGCGCTGTTCGGCTTTGTCGGCTCATTCGCCCTGGCCAAATTCCTGCTGCGTGGAGAGGTGATCGAATGA
- a CDS encoding Protein of uncharacterised function (DUF2789), with translation MELTTPTLATLFEQLGLDSDDASIDAFVAAHQLPDDIKLSDAAFWTPQQARFLKEELREDAEWAPIVDELNVLLHTPAQ, from the coding sequence ATGGAATTGACGACACCCACACTCGCCACGCTTTTTGAGCAACTGGGTCTGGATTCGGACGATGCAAGCATTGATGCATTTGTTGCCGCGCATCAGTTGCCAGACGATATCAAATTGTCCGATGCAGCGTTCTGGACGCCACAACAGGCCCGGTTCCTCAAAGAAGAACTACGTGAGGACGCTGAATGGGCGCCGATCGTAGACGAATTGAATGTTCTGCTGCACACACCTGCACAATAA
- a CDS encoding sensory box sensor histidine kinase/response regulator, giving the protein MRSESSLSNADIFIGDSTMAQRMRAHDWASTPLGPAEQWPQSLKMALRILLTSRFDMWLGWGEQVHFFYNDAYQPTLGQKDAYALGMPAGELWSEIWPEIKPRIDEVYQRGVSTWDQSLLLILRRSDHLEETYHSFSYSPLLGDEGAIEGVFCAVIEDTERVLNERRLALLRTVASGMVSTRDRQSVFSHLQETLAGMPRDLPFALTFMIDTEGAARLANWSGFDSSHNDVISRLARLGHPNSNQILSEGVDGLVLHDLTNLADSLPCGPWDQPPKIMVMAPLKGADSLLLNGFMLVGLNPYRPVDGDYLSFIELISGQITSSLVRVDLYEEEHQRAEALAEALQMRQAAAEVLHEANRQLSAEVEQRNQALDEALARLSEEAREREAIQEALRQSQKMEALGQLTGGIAHDFNNLLTGIIGSLDMINRRSASGKPQDTQRYIAAATQSANRAATLTHRLLAFARRQPLNPRPTDVNMLMLSMEDMLRRSLPENTRMHLFAHDQLWLTLCDPHQLESALLNLVLNARDAMGNDGQLTISVANATLTQDAIADKLQAVPGDYICISINDTGCGMSVDVLQHAFEPFYTTKPLGQGTGLGLSMVYGFARQSDGYVRIASTPGQGTQVKLYLPRHHQVETSFEPSAIPASTRSVGGMTVLVVEDEQTVRELVVEVLQDFECITLQAADGMAGLAILDSGQQIDLLISDIGLPGMNGRQLAEAARLSRPQLPVLLMTGYAENAALAGGFLEQGMQLLTKPFTLAELTATIREML; this is encoded by the coding sequence TTGCGCTCTGAATCTTCTTTATCCAATGCGGACATTTTCATCGGCGATAGCACGATGGCGCAGCGCATGCGTGCCCACGATTGGGCATCCACGCCCCTGGGCCCTGCCGAGCAATGGCCGCAATCACTGAAGATGGCGCTGCGCATCCTCCTGACGTCACGGTTTGACATGTGGCTGGGTTGGGGCGAGCAGGTCCACTTTTTCTACAACGATGCCTATCAGCCTACCCTCGGCCAGAAAGACGCCTACGCACTGGGCATGCCGGCGGGCGAGCTGTGGTCGGAGATCTGGCCGGAAATCAAACCGCGTATCGACGAGGTTTACCAGCGCGGCGTCTCCACCTGGGATCAGTCGCTGCTGTTGATCCTGCGACGTAGCGACCATCTGGAAGAGACCTATCACAGCTTTTCCTACAGCCCGCTGCTTGGCGATGAAGGCGCGATTGAAGGCGTGTTCTGCGCCGTGATCGAAGACACCGAGCGGGTGCTGAACGAAAGACGCCTGGCGCTGTTACGCACAGTCGCCAGCGGCATGGTCAGCACCCGAGACCGGCAAAGCGTATTCAGCCACTTGCAGGAGACGCTCGCGGGCATGCCCCGTGACTTGCCATTTGCCCTGACGTTCATGATTGACACCGAAGGGGCTGCGCGGCTGGCCAATTGGAGCGGTTTTGACTCAAGCCACAATGACGTCATTAGCCGGTTGGCGCGGCTTGGCCACCCCAACAGCAATCAGATCCTGTCCGAGGGCGTGGATGGGCTGGTGCTGCATGACCTGACAAACCTCGCCGACAGCCTGCCTTGCGGCCCCTGGGATCAGCCCCCCAAAATTATGGTGATGGCACCGCTCAAAGGCGCCGATAGCCTGCTGCTCAATGGCTTCATGCTGGTAGGCCTTAACCCCTACAGACCTGTGGACGGCGACTATCTCAGCTTCATCGAGCTGATCAGCGGGCAGATTACTTCCAGTCTGGTGCGCGTCGACCTTTATGAAGAGGAACATCAACGCGCCGAAGCCCTGGCCGAGGCCTTGCAGATGCGTCAGGCGGCCGCCGAGGTGCTTCACGAAGCCAATCGCCAACTCAGCGCGGAAGTCGAGCAACGCAATCAGGCCCTCGATGAGGCTCTGGCCCGACTGAGCGAAGAAGCCCGGGAACGCGAGGCAATACAGGAAGCCTTGCGCCAATCGCAGAAGATGGAAGCGCTCGGGCAACTGACGGGGGGCATTGCCCATGACTTCAATAACTTGCTGACCGGGATCATCGGCTCGCTGGACATGATCAATCGGCGCAGCGCCAGCGGTAAACCGCAAGACACTCAGCGGTATATCGCAGCCGCCACCCAATCGGCCAATCGCGCCGCCACGCTTACCCATCGTTTGCTGGCATTCGCCCGGCGTCAGCCGTTGAACCCGCGTCCCACGGACGTGAATATGCTGATGTTGTCCATGGAAGACATGCTGCGGCGCTCTCTGCCAGAGAACACCCGCATGCACCTGTTTGCCCACGATCAGCTGTGGCTGACGCTGTGCGATCCGCATCAACTGGAAAGCGCGCTGCTCAATCTGGTGCTCAACGCCCGGGATGCCATGGGCAACGACGGCCAACTGACCATCAGCGTGGCCAATGCCACCCTGACCCAGGACGCCATCGCCGATAAGCTTCAAGCCGTGCCGGGGGACTACATTTGCATCAGCATTAATGACACCGGCTGTGGCATGTCTGTCGACGTGCTGCAACATGCGTTCGAACCCTTCTACACCACCAAACCCCTGGGCCAGGGCACTGGTCTGGGACTTTCCATGGTGTATGGCTTCGCTCGCCAGTCCGACGGCTACGTGCGCATCGCATCAACACCGGGCCAGGGCACTCAGGTGAAGCTGTATCTGCCGCGTCATCATCAGGTTGAAACCAGCTTCGAGCCATCGGCCATCCCGGCCAGCACACGGTCGGTGGGCGGCATGACGGTACTGGTCGTCGAGGACGAACAGACAGTGCGCGAACTGGTAGTGGAAGTGCTGCAGGATTTCGAATGCATCACGCTTCAGGCGGCGGATGGCATGGCAGGGCTGGCGATACTCGACAG
- the mrpG gene encoding monovalent cation/H+ antiporter subunit G, with product MNSSVVLPFWVEILTAALLLASSLFVLTGALGILRLKEFFQRMHPPALASTLGAWCVALASIVYFSALKGGPVIHAWLIPILLSITVPVTTLLLARTGLFRKRMAGDDVPPEVSSGNGQGDSGGS from the coding sequence ATGAATTCGTCAGTGGTTCTGCCGTTCTGGGTCGAGATTCTGACAGCCGCATTGTTGCTCGCCAGCAGCCTGTTCGTGCTGACCGGCGCATTGGGCATCTTGCGCCTGAAGGAGTTTTTCCAGCGCATGCATCCGCCCGCGCTGGCTTCAACCCTGGGGGCGTGGTGCGTGGCGCTGGCCTCGATCGTGTATTTCTCCGCACTCAAGGGTGGCCCGGTGATCCACGCCTGGCTGATCCCGATCCTGCTGTCCATCACGGTGCCGGTCACCACCTTGTTGCTGGCGCGCACGGGACTGTTCCGCAAACGCATGGCGGGCGATGACGTTCCGCCGGAAGTCAGTAGTGGCAATGGGCAGGGTGATTCGGGCGGCAGTTGA
- the trg_2 gene encoding chemotaxis sensory transducer has protein sequence MAKRLYSAFNADKITISTNGVKDMVANGSVVDKPSSASLVEAVRAPASRWLIPVLQSLTLVGLFMAMAWLGLSFYVALPVALVALWLPRLFVQAPAATPAHQGASDISRLTRDLSRTTSHNALSAAGVAFSVKQLAGKVQSQLGAAEQIVNSADVMIATEQQTAQLSQLALTASAEARQRSDEGLGVLSESISRMHLLSQRAVSSRELIEALSQRSEEIQRVTLVIQSIASQTNLLALNAAIEAARAGEHGRGFAVVADEVRGLAGRTASATQEVGQMVADIQQRTGQVVEQIRQLSSDLDTGVEQVELTGQHLQTIARLAAGVEHQVSEIAQGAETNQQQLAGLFVAVQQMRSDLAISDEQTRKLADAAVQMEGQAETISERLAQVGLDDYHQRIYDLARLGSSQITAKFELDIDERRITVDDLFDRQYQPIAHTAPPKFQTRFDRYTDQVLPGIQEPLLSQHDGLVFVIACTPQGYVPTHNTAFSQPLTGDISVDTVRSRSKRKFDDRTGIRCGSHQQAVLLQTYTRDTGELMHDLSVPIMVKGRHWGGLRLGYKPQGKI, from the coding sequence ATGGCTAAACGCCTTTATTCGGCGTTTAATGCAGACAAAATAACGATAAGTACAAATGGGGTAAAGGACATGGTCGCAAATGGATCTGTGGTCGATAAACCTTCCAGTGCCAGCCTGGTTGAGGCGGTGCGCGCCCCTGCAAGCCGGTGGTTGATACCCGTGCTGCAAAGCCTGACGTTGGTCGGCCTGTTCATGGCCATGGCGTGGCTAGGCCTCTCGTTTTATGTGGCGCTGCCTGTGGCATTGGTTGCGCTGTGGTTGCCGCGCCTGTTTGTCCAGGCCCCCGCAGCGACACCCGCTCACCAGGGCGCCAGCGATATCAGCCGCCTGACCCGCGATTTATCCCGCACCACCAGCCACAACGCTTTGTCGGCCGCTGGCGTGGCGTTTTCCGTCAAGCAGCTGGCGGGCAAGGTCCAGTCGCAGTTGGGCGCCGCCGAGCAGATCGTCAACAGCGCGGACGTGATGATCGCCACCGAGCAACAGACCGCTCAGTTGAGTCAGCTGGCGTTGACGGCTTCGGCCGAGGCTCGGCAGCGCAGCGATGAAGGGCTGGGCGTGCTGAGTGAATCCATCAGCCGCATGCACCTGCTCAGCCAGCGCGCGGTCAGTAGCCGCGAGCTGATAGAAGCCCTCAGCCAGCGCAGTGAAGAAATCCAGCGGGTCACGCTGGTGATCCAGTCGATTGCCAGCCAGACCAACCTGTTGGCGCTAAACGCCGCCATTGAGGCCGCTAGGGCAGGGGAGCATGGTCGCGGCTTTGCCGTCGTCGCTGATGAAGTGCGCGGGCTGGCGGGACGCACGGCCAGCGCCACCCAGGAGGTCGGGCAGATGGTGGCGGACATCCAGCAGCGTACCGGCCAGGTGGTGGAGCAGATCCGCCAGCTCTCGTCGGATCTGGATACGGGCGTGGAACAGGTCGAGCTCACGGGTCAGCACTTGCAGACCATCGCGCGGCTGGCGGCGGGTGTTGAACACCAGGTCAGTGAAATTGCCCAGGGCGCCGAGACCAATCAGCAACAGTTGGCTGGCCTGTTCGTGGCCGTGCAGCAGATGCGCAGCGATCTGGCGATCAGTGATGAGCAAACCCGAAAACTGGCGGACGCCGCCGTGCAGATGGAAGGCCAGGCAGAAACCATCAGCGAGCGCCTTGCGCAAGTGGGGCTGGATGACTATCACCAGCGCATCTATGACTTGGCGCGGCTGGGCTCCAGCCAGATCACCGCTAAATTCGAGTTGGATATTGATGAGCGACGGATTACCGTCGATGACCTGTTTGATCGCCAGTACCAGCCGATTGCCCACACAGCGCCCCCCAAATTTCAGACTCGCTTTGATCGCTACACCGACCAGGTGTTGCCAGGGATTCAGGAGCCTCTGCTCTCCCAGCACGACGGCCTGGTATTCGTCATCGCCTGCACGCCCCAAGGCTACGTACCTACGCACAATACGGCCTTCAGCCAGCCGCTGACGGGCGATATCAGTGTCGATACGGTGCGCAGCCGCAGCAAGCGCAAATTCGATGACCGCACCGGAATACGCTGTGGCAGCCACCAGCAGGCGGTGCTGTTACAAACCTATACCCGCGACACAGGTGAACTCATGCACGACCTCTCCGTCCCCATCATGGTCAAGGGGCGCCATTGGGGCGGTCTGCGTCTGGGCTACAAACCTCAAGGCAAGATTTAA